In Nitrospira sp., a single genomic region encodes these proteins:
- a CDS encoding TIGR04282 family arsenosugar biosynthesis glycosyltransferase — MRKPSDIRPGSQVVQAENALIIFAKAPIAGEVKTRLCPPLTHDEAATLHGSFVLDMLERTKLAMDKWKLPFDRYLACAPSSQHVFFKILEARHRVRLIDQLGADLGARMREACSKTFGCGHKRLVLVGTDVPTVPLEHYRKAAALLEEHDVVLGPAQDGGYYLLGLAKRVDGLFDDIPWSTGQVFRRTCERAEALGLRVAWLPEWRDVDTIDDLIVLIEAGARDMTLPKAERQFSARTAGTLQLLAKRIRSRA, encoded by the coding sequence ATGAGAAAGCCGTCGGACATCCGTCCCGGGTCACAGGTTGTGCAAGCCGAGAACGCCCTGATTATTTTCGCTAAAGCTCCCATCGCCGGGGAGGTCAAGACCCGCCTCTGTCCGCCGCTGACGCATGACGAGGCGGCGACGCTGCACGGCAGCTTCGTACTGGACATGCTGGAACGAACGAAGCTCGCCATGGACAAATGGAAGCTCCCGTTCGATCGCTATCTCGCCTGCGCCCCATCGTCCCAACACGTCTTCTTCAAGATTCTGGAAGCGCGGCACCGCGTACGCCTGATCGACCAGCTCGGCGCCGATCTCGGCGCGCGCATGCGTGAGGCCTGCAGCAAGACGTTCGGCTGCGGACACAAGCGTCTCGTCCTGGTGGGAACCGACGTACCCACCGTGCCGCTGGAACATTACCGGAAGGCGGCGGCCCTGCTGGAGGAGCATGACGTGGTGCTGGGTCCCGCGCAGGACGGCGGATACTATCTGCTGGGGCTGGCCAAGCGGGTAGACGGACTGTTCGACGACATCCCCTGGTCCACCGGTCAAGTCTTCCGGCGGACCTGCGAGAGAGCCGAAGCCCTGGGCCTTCGCGTCGCCTGGCTGCCGGAATGGCGCGACGTCGATACGATCGACGATCTGATTGTGCTCATCGAAGCCGGCGCCCGCGACATGACCCTGCCGAAGGCGGAGCGACAGTTCTCCGCCCGCACAGCCGGAACGCTGCAACTGCTCGCCAAACGGATTCGATCACGGGCATAA
- a CDS encoding TIGR04283 family arsenosugar biosynthesis glycosyltransferase, with product MPPDPSPSISVIIPTLNEAGTIRDTLLATAGLGFREIIVVDGGSTDRTRDIAAETASDLRRTGTSPLLLLTGKSGRAVQLNTGAQAAGGEILLFLHADTHLPSQAKFSIETALADPPAVGGRFDVQFDIPSVWGYVITALMNLRSRLSHISTGDQALFVRKAVFEELGGFPEIPLMEDIEFSARLKRRGRIVALRDVVTTSDRRWRQRGPLRTIALMWSLRFLYRIGVSPHRLARLYPAVR from the coding sequence GTGCCTCCGGACCCGTCCCCGTCCATTTCGGTCATCATCCCGACTCTCAACGAAGCCGGGACGATCCGCGATACGTTACTCGCCACGGCCGGTCTCGGTTTCAGGGAGATCATCGTCGTCGATGGCGGCAGCACCGATCGCACGAGAGACATCGCGGCCGAGACGGCATCCGATCTTCGCCGAACGGGGACGTCTCCGTTGCTCCTTCTGACCGGCAAGTCGGGACGCGCCGTTCAGCTCAATACCGGCGCGCAGGCGGCCGGCGGCGAGATCCTGCTGTTTCTCCACGCGGACACCCACCTTCCGTCACAGGCCAAGTTCTCCATCGAAACGGCTCTGGCCGACCCTCCGGCCGTCGGCGGCCGGTTCGACGTGCAATTTGACATCCCCTCGGTTTGGGGCTATGTGATCACCGCACTGATGAACCTGCGCTCGCGCCTGAGCCATATCTCCACCGGCGATCAGGCTCTGTTCGTGCGCAAGGCGGTATTCGAAGAGTTGGGCGGCTTTCCCGAAATCCCCCTGATGGAGGACATCGAATTCAGCGCCAGATTGAAGCGTCGCGGACGAATCGTCGCGTTGCGCGACGTCGTCACCACGTCGGACCGGCGGTGGCGTCAACGCGGCCCGCTGAGAACGATCGCGCTGATGTGGAGCCTCCGATTCCTGTATCGGATCGGCGTGAGCCCACACCGTCTCGCGCGATTGTATCCAGCAGTGCGATGA
- a CDS encoding 2'-deoxycytidine 5'-triphosphate deaminase codes for MTVAPAQGILPYQQITRLITGGGITAPLPIEDRQIQPASLDLRLGRKAYRLISSFLPELSPISSRLDVMDFYHSDLVMYEIDLSEGAILEKGHVYLVPLLEALKLPKTLRARANPKSTTGRLDVFTRVVTDLNTGFDEIRAGYHGPLFLEVVPRSFAVKVKTGQSLNQIRFIRGEATAPDTMLQRLHRQEPLLYHNMPRRKAVAAREFRTDHGLFLRIDLKGEERAGDAVIGYRAKKNSHVIDLSKVGYYAAADFWEPLYRHRQGSLLLEPEEFYILASKERICVPPDYAAEMVAYEAACGELRTHYAGFFDPGFGYGTDGEIAGTQVVLEVRPHDVPFLIHDGQTFFKVIYDRMIDVPNRLYGVGLGSSYQQQALTLSKHFKV; via the coding sequence ATGACCGTGGCTCCGGCTCAGGGCATCCTGCCCTACCAACAGATCACGCGATTGATCACCGGGGGCGGCATCACCGCGCCCCTTCCGATCGAGGACCGGCAGATCCAACCGGCCAGCCTCGACCTCCGCCTGGGCAGGAAAGCCTATCGATTGATCAGCAGTTTCCTGCCCGAGCTTTCGCCCATTTCCAGCCGCCTCGACGTGATGGACTTCTACCACTCCGACCTTGTGATGTATGAGATTGACCTGAGCGAGGGCGCGATCCTCGAGAAAGGCCATGTCTATCTCGTGCCGCTGCTGGAAGCTCTCAAGCTGCCGAAGACGCTGCGGGCGCGGGCCAACCCCAAGAGCACCACCGGCCGGCTCGACGTGTTCACCCGCGTCGTCACCGACCTCAATACCGGCTTCGACGAGATCCGCGCCGGTTATCACGGCCCCTTGTTCCTCGAAGTCGTGCCCCGTTCGTTCGCCGTCAAAGTCAAGACCGGGCAGAGCCTCAACCAGATTCGTTTCATCCGCGGCGAGGCGACGGCGCCCGATACGATGCTTCAGCGTCTGCACCGGCAGGAACCGTTGCTCTATCACAACATGCCCAGGCGCAAGGCCGTGGCCGCGAGGGAATTCCGCACCGATCACGGCCTGTTCCTCCGCATCGACCTCAAGGGAGAGGAGCGAGCGGGCGACGCCGTCATCGGCTATCGGGCGAAAAAGAACAGCCACGTCATCGACCTCTCCAAGGTCGGCTACTATGCGGCCGCCGATTTCTGGGAGCCTCTGTACCGGCACCGCCAGGGCAGCCTGCTGCTGGAGCCGGAGGAGTTTTATATTCTGGCCTCCAAAGAACGCATCTGTGTCCCGCCGGATTACGCGGCCGAAATGGTGGCCTACGAGGCGGCTTGCGGTGAACTGCGCACCCATTACGCCGGGTTCTTCGATCCGGGCTTCGGATACGGAACCGACGGTGAAATTGCCGGCACGCAGGTCGTGTTGGAGGTGCGCCCCCATGACGTCCCGTTCCTAATCCACGACGGACAAACCTTTTTCAAAGTCATCTATGATCGCATGATCGACGTGCCGAACCGCCTCTACGGCGTCGGGCTGGGCTCGTCCTATCAGCAGCAGGCCCTCACCCTCAGCAAACATTTCAAGGTATAG
- a CDS encoding KamA family radical SAM protein — protein MEEWRRILADSIVKPKDLADRLGLDAKEIEDIVGPYPMRITPTVLNTIRAKDDAIWKQVIPDVAELADIDAEDDPLEEDLMSPVPHLVHRYPDRVLLMVTNQCPIYCRFCTRKRLVGKPGFLKKGELDRAVAYLRAHSEVRDVILSGGDPLLLPDHLLERILKALRTIPHLELIRIGSRVPGTLPERITPALCEIVKRYHPIYMNLHFNHPDELTSAVKAACGRLADAGVPLGAQTVLLKDVNDDPETMRRLVHQLLLARVKPYYLYQADLTKGTNHFRTTVETGLNIIKALQGHTSGMAVPHFVIDAPGGGGKIPLLPDDYLVRLNDDEAVLRNYENKRFRYPQPKEASGSFDMAQERRELPMVGARASYQDEADGFAPCGDSYPDRDGYAAWGNSCGGDMDD, from the coding sequence ATGGAGGAATGGAGACGGATCCTCGCCGACAGCATCGTCAAGCCGAAGGATCTCGCCGATCGCCTGGGCCTCGATGCCAAGGAGATCGAAGATATCGTCGGCCCCTATCCCATGCGGATCACGCCCACGGTGTTGAACACCATCCGGGCGAAAGACGACGCGATCTGGAAGCAGGTCATCCCGGATGTCGCCGAACTGGCCGACATCGACGCGGAGGATGACCCGCTCGAGGAAGACCTCATGAGCCCGGTGCCCCACCTGGTGCACCGGTATCCGGACCGTGTGCTCCTCATGGTGACCAATCAATGCCCGATCTACTGCCGGTTCTGCACGCGCAAGCGTCTGGTCGGCAAACCCGGGTTTCTCAAGAAAGGCGAACTGGATCGCGCCGTCGCCTACCTGCGCGCTCATTCAGAAGTGCGGGATGTCATCCTCTCCGGCGGCGATCCGTTGCTGTTGCCGGACCACCTGCTCGAACGCATCTTGAAGGCGCTCCGGACGATCCCGCATCTGGAGTTGATCCGCATCGGCTCCCGGGTGCCCGGCACGCTTCCTGAGCGGATCACGCCGGCTCTGTGCGAGATCGTGAAGCGATATCATCCGATCTACATGAATCTGCACTTCAACCATCCCGACGAGTTGACCTCGGCGGTCAAGGCGGCCTGCGGACGTCTGGCCGATGCGGGGGTTCCTCTGGGCGCCCAAACCGTGCTCCTCAAGGACGTCAACGACGATCCGGAAACCATGCGTCGCCTTGTCCATCAATTACTGCTGGCGCGGGTGAAACCGTACTATCTCTACCAGGCGGACCTGACCAAAGGCACAAATCATTTCCGCACCACGGTCGAGACGGGGTTGAACATCATCAAGGCGCTTCAAGGCCACACCAGCGGCATGGCCGTGCCGCACTTCGTGATCGACGCACCGGGCGGCGGCGGCAAGATTCCATTGCTCCCGGACGACTATCTGGTCCGCTTGAACGACGACGAGGCCGTACTCCGCAACTACGAGAACAAGCGCTTCCGCTACCCGCAGCCGAAAGAGGCGAGCGGCTCCTTCGACATGGCTCAGGAGAGACGTGAGTTGCCGATGGTCGGCGCGCGCGCCTCCTATCAGGACGAGGCCGACGGCTTCGCCCCCTGCGGCGACAGCTATCCCGATCGCGACGGCTATGCCGCGTGGGGCAACAGCTGCGGCGGCGATATGGACGACTGA
- a CDS encoding glutathione S-transferase N-terminal domain-containing protein: protein MALTLYHVDWCPECEAVRRKLDEVGLPYESVIVPDVRPFRKQVFEVSGQHYVPVLKDGDKVLTETDEILTYIERKAEANHPTQR from the coding sequence ATGGCTCTGACGCTCTATCACGTCGATTGGTGTCCGGAGTGTGAAGCGGTGCGTCGCAAGCTCGACGAGGTGGGCCTGCCCTACGAGAGCGTCATTGTTCCCGATGTCCGGCCGTTCCGCAAACAGGTCTTCGAGGTGTCCGGGCAACACTATGTCCCGGTCTTGAAGGACGGCGACAAGGTGCTGACGGAAACCGATGAGATCCTGACGTACATCGAGCGCAAGGCTGAGGCGAATCATCCGACCCAGCGCTGA